Part of the Acomys russatus chromosome 19, mAcoRus1.1, whole genome shotgun sequence genome, taagcCAAAGCTAGAgctatggctcagcagttaagaggacttgctgctgggaatggtggcacacaccttcgaaccatctctccaggcccctcctttttcttcaaccttgttttttgagaccgagACTGTCAATGGGACCTAGGTGCTCACTGAGTCACCTAGGCTGGCTGGTGGCAAGCCCTAGAGATCCACGTATCTCCACTTCCCCCCATGCTAAGGCTCACTCATGCAAGACACCACGCCTAGCTTTGTACTAGGAATATTCATAGTCTGGGTTTGGGACACATGTCCTGATGCTTGAATGGCCAACATTTTATTCACTGTGTCATCTTCCAACCCCTCCTATTTTATCCCAGAAAACTCTAATGTAGTGCCCTAGCTTCCCAGATGTGAGCTCCCGGAGGTCACCATTACAAGGGAAGGCTctggcagccgggcgtggtggcgcacacctttaatcccagcactcgggaggcagaggcaggtgaatcgctgtgagttcgaggccagcctggtctacaaagtgagtccaggatggccaaggctacacagagagaccctgtctcgaaaaaaccaaaaaaaaaaaaaaaaaaaaaaaaaaaaaacaagggaaggCTCTGGCCCCAGGCCTTGGAGCCCTGCATCTGAAGAAACAGATGAGTGCACAAGACCCAAGGGTGCAGAAGGCTGGAgccgggggaggggagagaacacACTAGAGTCCGCCAAGCTCTCCGCTCACTTCCTTGCCTGGTCACTTCTCCTTTTCAAGTCTGTTGACAGAGCAGATTCCTCAGGTCACACATTTGGCAATCCCCTGGACTCGCTGCCAACTTCTGTTTTGGGAAGGGTTGGTTAACCTCAAGCTGCCTGGGGTCACTACCTGGCCTCCCCTTCCTGGCTGTCAGCTGTCGTATGTCCGTtcctaagttatttatttttgcctttcggtccatgagtgtgtgtgtgtgtgtgtgtgtgtgtgtgtgtgtgtgtgtgtgtgtgcacgcacacatgtgtaccacatgcatgcctgtggaggccaggaaagggcatcagatcctttgggacTAGAGTCATAGCCAGTTATGagccacagacagttgtgagtcaccatgcaggtgctgggaaccaaaccttggtcctctgaagagcagccagtgctcccaaagCACTGAGCCATATCGTtagctctttctttgttttattttgtttttgaaacagagtctccctatgtagccggtactcacagaggtccacctgtctgtcccccaaatgctgggattataattaTGCATCGCCAGTTTCTGgttgtttggattttgttgttgttgttgttgtttttctttttcttaaagatttatttgttatgtatacaatgatCTGCCcgcatgcacacctgcatacgAGAAGTGGACACCaaatgccgggtgtggtggcgcacgcctttaatcccagcactcgggaggcagaggcaggcggatcgctgtgagttcgaggccagcctggtctacaagtgattcaaggatggccaaggctacacagagaaaccctgtctcgaaaaaccaaaaaaaaaaaaaaaaaaaagaagtgggcaccaaatctcatcacaaatggttgtgagccaccgtgtggttgctgggaattgaactcaggaccttcgaaagagcagccagtgctcttaaacctctgagccatctttccagcccctgttgttgtttttcaagacaaggtttctctatgtagccttggctgtcctggattcactttgtagaccaggctggcctcgaactcacagcaatctgcctgcctctgcctccccgagtgctgggattacaggcgtgtgccaccacacccagatggttggttgttttggggtttggttttggtttcctaCAGGggttcatgtatcccaggctggccacaaactcactgAGGCAGAGCCTCCTGCTTCTACCCCCTAAGCACTGAGATCACTGTCATGTGTCACCAAGCAAGTTGGtggtgtttatgtctgtgtgcccgtccatttgtttgttttgttttgttttgttttgaaaccaggtctcactatgtgtccctggctgacctggaactcactatgtaggccaggctggcctcaaactcccagagatctgcctgcctctatgtctggagtgttgggattacaggctacaCCCAACCACCATtaaggggttttttgttttgttttggtttttggttttttgagacagggcctctttgtgttagccttggctggccgCCACGcctggttgttgttttgtgtgtgtgtgtatatcttcttgtttgtttgtttgtcttgattttttgagacagggtttctctgtgtagccttggctgtcctggactcgctttgtagaccaggctggcctcgaactcacagtgaaccacctgcctctgcctccgaggtgctgggattaaaggcgtgcaccacggcAGGCTCCATTGAGGGTTTTATTccatgctgaggactgaaccacAGGCTCATGCATgttaggtaagtgctctaccactgaaacATACTATCCGGGACCAGCGCTTTTCTTaaattcttacttttattttatatgtatgggtgttttgcctgcatatataggTGTGCACGatgtgtgtgcttggtacccatggagaccaTGACAGACCATCAGGAgacagggatgctgggaactgaatcagaCCTTCCAAAATAGTGGTTCACAAGCTTCTGGTGCtgcgaccctttcatacagtttctcacgctgtggtgaccccaccccacccccaaccataaaactattggCATTGCCACTTCATAAGTGTAGTTTGCCACTGTTATAAATCGTAAtgtaaggccaggcgtggtggcgcatgcctttaatcccagcgctcggggaggcagaggcaggagaagatcgctgtgagtttgaggcacgcctggtctacaaaagcaaatcaaggacagctacacagagaaactctgtctcaaaaaaccaaaatataagtaaatcaataaatcataatgtaaatattttcaggtttcccacagattgagaaccgctgctctaaacaaacaacatgtgctcttaaacactggTCCATCTTTCTagcaaccacccccccccacacacacacacacacacacagagagagagagagagagagagagagaaaaacaaacacactgggCTCAGATCTTAAAAAAGCATCACGTTCTggatggggctgggagggaggTGATTCGCTGTCTATGGCTTACTCACTGAACCAGGAAGCTCCAAAGTGGCCAGGGGAAAAGATCCCGGCTAAGGTCCTTATGGGAAGCAGAGCACTCCCAGGAGCAGGGCACACCTGGCAAGAAGACAGAATAggagcaggggggtgggggggggcaggacctGGGGCCACCGGGAGTGTGGTAGGAAGGAGGCTGGGTCTGTGATGGGTGAGCTGAAAGGCCTGGGTGAGCAAGTGGCCAGTGTGGTTTTTCCTGGAATgcagaagcaaagaaaggaagaggtttGTAGAGGAACAGCTGGGACATGGGGGCGTAAGGTGAGGGCCTCAGCTGGGACATGGGGGCGTAAGGTGAGGGCCTCAGCTGGGACATGGGGGCGTAAGGTGAGGGCCTCAGCTAGGGCATGGGGGAGCAAGCTGAGGGCCTCACCTgggatgtgtgtgggggggtaagGTGAGGGTCTCAGCTAGGGCATGGGGGGGTAAGGTGGGGGGGTAAGGTGAGGGCGTCAGCTGGGACATGGAGGAGTAAGGTGAGGGCCTCAGCTAGGGCATGGGGGAGCAAGCTGAGGGCCTCAGCTGGGATGTGGGGGGGGTCAGGTGAGGGTCTCAGCTAGGGCATGGGGGAGTAAGGTGAGGGCCTCAGCTAGGGCATGGGGGAGCAAGCTGAGGGCCTCAGCTGGGACGTGGGGGGGGGTAAGGTGAGTGTCTCAGCTAGGGCATGGGGGAGCAAGCTGAGGGCCTCACCTGGGATTTGGGGGGCGTAAGGTGAGAGCCTCAGCTGGGACATGGGGGAGCAAGCTGAGGGCCTCAGCTGGGACGTGGGGGGGGTAAGGTGAGGGTCTCAGCTAGGGCATGGGGGAGTAAGGTGAGGGCGTCAGCTGTGGAAAGACGGATGTGAGGAATGCTGAGAAAGAACAGCTATATAACCTCAGCTACATGAGATTttatctcagagagagagagagagagaggaggaggagggagggaaggagatagagagggggaaaaagagagagagagagtttcaacCACATAGAGGCcctccaaaataataataataataataataataataataataataataataataataggataaatctgggtgtggtggcacacgcctttaatcccagcattcaggaggcagaggcaggcccatctctgtgagttcggggccagcctggtccatatagtgagtccaggacaacctggtctatacagtgagttccaagacaaccagggctatgtaaagagatcctgcctcaaaataaacaaacataaaataaaataaaataaatgccagGGCAATGTAGCCTCTGAAAATTCCGTGAGGTCAGTGTCACCATACAGAAAGGGCCACGTGTCcattgggaagaaaggaggacCTAGCAGAGCCAAACTTcagcattttactttatttattgtttggtCGGGGGTTTTTGTTTGCACTTTGTGAGACAGAGCGTCACCGGGTAACCCCGGCTGACTTTGCATACTCAACCCTGAGCCTCCGACATGCTAGAATACCAGCTTGAGCCCCtcttattccatttttcttttttcacttttttttaatgtgctaacCAGAAATTTCAAAACCCATTCCCCCACTTCTGACGTTTACCATCAATACCTATGTTTCCAGCCTACACACATTCTTGCACACACAATTCCCTAAGCTGAAAGCACACATTATAAAACAGTACATCTCAGGCGggcgtgctggcacacacctttaatcctagcatttgggaggcagagtccagCAGATCTCTTCGAGTTCGaagcctgcctgatctacagagtgagttctggggacagccagagctgttccacaaagaaaccctgtctcagaaaaaaaaaaaaaaaaaatacagaacagCACATCTCTGGCCAATTATAAAACTCAGCAGCTAAAGGCACCTGtggccaagtctgatgacctgggttcaattcccaggaccacagATGAAAACCActccaacaagttgtcctctgaccttcacacataaGCCATGGCATTTACCTAGCACCATGCCCCATAAGATAAGTAAATAAGCCacgcgtggtggtgcacacctttaatcccagcgcttgggaggcaaaggcaggtggatctctgtgagttcgaggccagccaggtctacaaagtgagtccaggacagccaagataatacagagaaaccctgtctaaaaaaaaaaaaaaaagtaaataaatgcttaaaaagtAAATGACATATTTCTGTACCTTTAAGAAATACTTCATCATGTAAGCCACACATATCTGTTTTTACAAAGCTTTGGATATGTCAGATTCCATCAAATTCCACTCCTGAAAAGACAAAATTGTCTAAATAAAGGATgggttgggcacagtggcacaggcttaCAATCATAACACTTGGAGGGTTGTGAGCAGGAGGATCTGAAATGCAAGGCCAGACCAGCCTACGTGAGACCTCagctcaaattaaaaaaataaaataaaaataaaagaaagaaagggtgaatGACTGCTGGTAGCCTGGAATCTGGGactacagctcagtggtagttTATTTGAGCGGTTTCGGAGagcactgagttcaatcccctgtgGCATttaaataagaaggaggaggaagaggaagaagaggaggaagaggaagaggaggagggaggaggagggagaagaggaagaggaggagggtgatAAATGAATAACACAAAATTCTCTTGTTCGAGAATTACATGTGTATCTGCCCAGCCGCTGCAGGTGAGCAACGGCACAAGGGCCTGCCTCAGAAAGAAAGCCAagtgcttgtcttttttttttttttttttttaactttatttatttttatttttctgcgcATTCacgttttgcctgcgtgtatgtctgtgtgagagtgtcaggtcttggagttacagacagttgtgagctgccgtgtgggcgctgggaatcgaAATTAcatcctcgggaagagcagccagtgctcttaaccactgagccatccatcgcGCCAgccccccctccaccaccaccaatatcTTAATGTGGTGTTTTTCTTCAAAGGAATtaatacttataatcccagcatttttgAGGATCCTAAGCTCAAGGCTAGTCACAGGGCAATTTAGAGAGAGTTGCATAAAATTAAACAcgcaaagagaagagagaaaggaggagaagggggcggggctagAAAAGGAACAGCTAGGTCATCTTTGTGGCATCTCTTTCTACACTGCCTGACTCTTCTGGGTCATGGTGTCCATTGTGGAACGCGTGAAAGTCTTGCTGTCCCTGCCCACGGAGTCCTCTGAGATCGCGTTCCGTATGACGCTGGGGAGTGACCTGCGGAGTCTCCCGTGGAAACCGTGGCCGGCCACCACGTAGATGATAGGGTTGACACAGCAGTTGATGtaggccagggccacacagaaggaGTCCAGCCTCTGTACCTTCTTGAAGGTGGGTGAGGTCGTGGGCAGCCAAGCCATCACCGTCCCTGTGACCTGGTAGGGCAGCCAGAGGACAAAGAAACAGGTAACCACGGCCACCACCACCTTGAGCGTCTTGGTGGAGCGAGTGGCCTTGCGACTCCAGGCCTTGAGCAGGAGGAAAGTGTAACAGATGCTGAGAGTGAGCAGGGGCCACACGAAGCCCATGATCAGGCGCAGGATGGCCACAGCCTTCTCAGTCTTGGTGTCACCCTCACCGTAGTGAACCCCACATATCGTCTTCTTCGAGTACCTGTCCTCATAGGTCTGCCGGAACATGAAGGACGGGATGGTGAGGAGCAACGCCGCGACCCACGCCACTCCGCAGGCGATCCACGCCAGGCCAGCCCCTCGGAACTTCTGACACCAGATGGGGTTGAACACCAGCAGGAAGCGGTCCGCACTAATGGTAGCCAGGAGCAGGATGCTGGCGTACATGTTCAGTAGAATGAGCGAGGGTAGGACCCTACAGGCCTGGGAGCTGAAATACCAGTCGTTATCTCTTAAAATGTTCGCGAACAGCACAGGCAGCGCCAAGCACGAGAGGAGGTCGGCCACCGCCAGATTTAAAAACCAGATGGCATTGACTGTGCGCCTCGCTTCGAAGGCTGTCACCCACGCCACCAGGGCGTTCCCGGGAACTCCCACCAGGAACACGGCTGAGTAGATGACCAGGGCTGCAATATCCCCAGGCTGCTTGTGAGGAGGAGGGGGCGTGCCATCCACTGGAACCCTAAAGTCTATGGTCCAGCCAAGGTGGTCATAATTGTACTCGTGGGTGCTGTTATTTATGATGTCCTAAGCGGAAGCAAAGAGGTAACACGTGAGCGGGCAGATGCCTTTTCAGGGGACTGGGGTCTTGCCCCATCTTTCTGAGTCTCCTCCGCTCTGCTGTGAGAATCCTGAAGGCCTATATAACCAGCGGagtttgtctttttcatttgctttttttttttttttttttttttttttttttttttgagacagggtttctctgtgtagccttgcctgtcctagactcactttgtagaccaggctggcctcgaactcacagcgatccgcctgcctctgcctcccgagtgctgggattaaaggcatgcgccaccaccgcagCCCGGCTAGccatctatttaaaaacaaaaacaaaaacaaaaacccttcatcGCTGGAAGTGGAGCTTTGTTCTGTGGTCGGCATCCCCAGTTGGTCAGGTTCTCCCAGGGTGACAGCTGTGACGATGACGCAAAAGGCATTGGGCAGCGTGGGCCGCTGAGAGCAGCACTGGATGTCTTGTGGGTTTGAGGCTTTCCTTTAAAACAGCGAtactcaaccttcccaatgccgTGACCCTTTAGTAGACTTCCTCATGCTGCAGTGGCCCCCATCCATAAAATTACTGTCCCTGCTTCAACAACTGTAATCTTACTGCTGTTAGGAATCATAAcgtaaatctctgtgttttccaacGGTCTTAGGCGACCGCTGTGAACAGGTTGTTCGaatcccaaaggggtcacgaccacagattgagaactgctgctttaaaaGATCTTTTATCAGGCAGGTggtagtggcccacgcctttaatcccagcactcaggaggcagaggcaggcagatcgctgtgagttcgaggccagcctggtctacaaagtgagtccaggacagccaaggctacacagagagaccctgtctcgaaaaacaaaacaaggggctggagagatggctcagcggttaagagcactgactgctcttccagaggtcctgagttcaattcccagcagccacatggtggctcacaaccatctaaaatgtgatctgatgccctcttctggccttcaggggtgcaagcagacagagcaatgtatacataataaaaaaaagaaacacaaaacaaaagaaagaaagaaaaggttttaggtggcgcacgcctgtaatcccagcactcagaaaggcagagacaggtggatttctgtgagtttgaggccagcctgatctacaga contains:
- the C5ar1 gene encoding C5a anaphylatoxin chemotactic receptor 1 → MRKLVNAVNYNLDIINNSTHEYNYDHLGWTIDFRVPVDGTPPPPHKQPGDIAALVIYSAVFLVGVPGNALVAWVTAFEARRTVNAIWFLNLAVADLLSCLALPVLFANILRDNDWYFSSQACRVLPSLILLNMYASILLLATISADRFLLVFNPIWCQKFRGAGLAWIACGVAWVAALLLTIPSFMFRQTYEDRYSKKTICGVHYGEGDTKTEKAVAILRLIMGFVWPLLTLSICYTFLLLKAWSRKATRSTKTLKVVVAVVTCFFVLWLPYQVTGTVMAWLPTTSPTFKKVQRLDSFCVALAYINCCVNPIIYVVAGHGFHGRLRRSLPSVIRNAISEDSVGRDSKTFTRSTMDTMTQKSQAV